Part of the Apilactobacillus apisilvae genome is shown below.
TTTGCTGAAAAAACAAAGGGCCGTTTGACTAAATGGATGGTAATTAGCTTATTCATTGCATTAATTTTATTATTTATAATTGGTCTAATTACAGCTGGTGGTCGTCCTTTTATTTAACAAAATAAAGAGCATCCAAATTAATGGATGCTCTTTTTTATTTATTCAAAATCTTGTAATGCTAATTCTGTATATGTTAAACGAGCAAAAGTATCATCAGTTGATACACCAGCACGTGTAAACATGTTAGCAAATAACACAAACTTAGGTGTTTCTTGGTATTCTCCACATAATTCAATTAATCTTCTTAATTGAGTTGTACGATTTTCTAAATCATCAATGTGATTTAGTTCAAGATCATTCTTAGCAGCATCATAAATAATCTTATATGCCTCAGTATTAGTTAATAAATCAAGGCCTTTTACTTGTTTCATGAAGTCATCAAATTGTTCAGTAGATAATTGTTTTCTAACATCATCTAAATCTACAATTTCATCACTATAATCTTGTGCCCATTCATTTAAAATAGGTCTTAATTTTATATCTGACATCTTTTTAAAATCCTCTCCTAAATCAAATAGCAATCATTTTATATATTATATAACATAAATATATTAATGTTATGCTTTTAGTTTTATTCTGAAATGTCATAAAAATTATTATCTATGAAAATAATTTAAATAGTATTATCTCACATATGTGTAATTAAATGCAAAATTAGTATTTTAATATCTAAACAAATTAAATTTGAAAAAAATTTTAGATACTCTAAATTACTAACATTAAAGCTTTTTAAATGAATTACTTATCCAATCATTAATTTAATTTTCTGAAATATGTTTGACAAAAATGATAAAAGGATTAGAATTCTAATTGTTGGCAAATAAATATATATAAAAGCGTTGAAATAGAAAGAGTAATTTTTACATGAATTTCTAGAGAGATTCCGTTTGGTGCAAGGAATTAAGGAGTGTAAGGATGAAAATCATCTATTAGCTGCCAGGCAAATTAAGTAGTCTGGGCTGGGAATTCCCATTATTGAATCTGCAAATCAACAGGTTTGTTTGAGTGATATCGTTTTGCCATATTATAAATGAATTTAAAAACGGTATAACAAAAGGTGGTACCGCGCGCAAGCGCCCTTTATTTCGTGTATGCGAAATATGGGGCGCTTTTTTTATACATAAATTTTAGGGAGATGATTTTATGAAACACAATATTATGATTTTTAAAAATGCGAATCGTAAATAGTTATGAAATTTATAAAATTAGGCTTCCGGTGAAGATTGAACTAAGATAAAAAGCTTCTTCATCGGAAAAGTCCTAATACTTGGGGGATTTAAAATGAAGAAAGCAAAATTATCAGTATTAGCATTAACTGCAATGTCAGCATTAGGTTTAGCTGCTTGTGGTAATCAAAATAATAGTTCGGCACCAAAAAATGAAGTTAATATGTCAGAACCAACGAATTTATTAACTTTGGATCAATCAAAATTAGTTGATCAAGTTAGTGATGTTACTTTAAACAATTCTAATCAAGGACTACTAGTAATGACGAAAGATAGTAAGGTAGTTCCTGGGGTTGCCAAGAGTTATCACGTTTCTAAAGATGGAAAAACATATACTTTTAACTTAAGACATTCAAAATGGAGTAATGGAACTGCAGTTACGGCTAAAGACTTTGTCTATGGATTCCAAAGAAGTGTTAATCCAAAGACAGCAGCTGCTTACCAATACTTATTTGATAATGTACATAATGCTGGGGCAGTCTCAAAAGGAAAAATGCCAGTTTCCAGTTTAGGAGTTAAGGCTGAAGGCGATTATAAATTTGTTGTGAATTTAGACAAACCACAAACTTACTTCAAATATGTAGCTACCATGCCACCAACCTATCCACAAAGTCAGGCTGAAGTTAACAAATATGGCCAAGGATATGCAACTAATAGTGATAAGCAATTGTACAATGGAGCATTTCAAGTTAAAGGCTGGAATGGTACTAACGATAATTGGCAATTAGTTAAAAACCCATATTACTGGGATAAAAATAATACTAAATTGTCAAAGATGAACTTTAGTGTTGCCAAAGATTCACAAACTGCTTTAGATCAATATCAAAGTGGTAAATTAGATGAAATGCAATTAAGTGGAAAAAGCCAAGTATCCAGTTTCAAAGGTAATTCTGAATATCATGCTAGAAAAGAAGCCGGAACATTTTATTTAGAAATGAATCAAAAGAAAGTTCCAGCACTAAAAAATGTGAATGTTAGAAAAGCACTATCATTGGCAATTAATCGTAACGAATTAACTAATAATGTTTTAGGAAATGGTTCGGTTCCTGCAAAAGGATTTGTCGCATCTGATATGGCCAAATATCAAGGTAAAGACTTTACCGACGATGGATATGTTTCATCAGCAGTTCAAAATAATTTGAAAGAAGCTAAACAATTATTTGCTAAAGGAATGAAACAAGTTGGCCAAGATAAATTAACACTTTCAATTTTATCTGATGATACTTCTGATTCTAAGACCATGACTGAATTTCTACAAAGTGAATTACAAAAATTACCAGGCTTAACAATTAACGATGTCAATGTTCCCGCCAAAGTTGCTACTTCAAGAACTGAAAAGGGTGATTTTGACGTAACTGTGGGTGCATGGATTGCTGATTTTCCAGATCCAGTTAGTTTTATGAGCTTAATGACGACTAACAATGGCTACAATCATGGTGGTTGGAGCAACTCACAATATGACAGTCTAATGCAAAAGGCTACTACAGCTGATGCTAATAATTATGGTAAACGTTGGAATGATATGGTGAAAGCACAAAAGGTTATGTTAAATGATCAAGCAGTTGTTCCACTATACCAATTGGTAAGTCCACAAGTTTTGAAGAACCGGGTTCAAGGAGTTAACTACTACCCAAGTGGTGGAAACTATGACTTTAGATATGTTCATACTAATAACTAGACATTAAAATATTTTATTTAAAGGAGATGATTTTATGAAACATGACATTATGGTTTTAAAAAATGCGAATCGTAACTAGTCAGAAAATTTATAAAAGTCGATCTCCAATGAAAAAGTTAGCATGATAACTGGTTTCTTCATTGGATGATCGCTACATATTATTGGGGGATTATAAGATGAATAAATCAGTATTATCAGTAATGGCTTTAACAGCATTATCAAGTTTAGGATTAGCTGCTTGTGGAAACCAAGCTAATGGAAGTAATCTATCAAGTGGTGCCAAAACTAAAACATTGAAATGGATGGAGAAGGGTAATATTAGAACTTTAGATCCATCGACTATTGTTGAATCAACCAGTGCTGAAACTTTAGCTAATGCTGATCAAGGGCTATTAGTTAATCCAAAGAGTAATGAACTCGATGGTGGAGTTGCCAAAAATTATCATGTTTCTAAAGATGGGAAAACATATACCTTTAATTTAAGACATGAAAAATGGAGTAACGGTGATCCAGTCACTGCCAAAGACTTTGTTTATGGATTCCAAAGAAGTGCTGATCCTAAAACTGCTTCTCAAGATTCATATATCTTAGATCACATTGCTAATTATGATGCAGTAAGTAAGGGTAAAGCGCCTTCGACTTCACTAGGAGTATCTGCACCTAATGATTACACTTTTGTTGTTAACTTAAGTAAGCCACAAACTTATTTCAAATATCTAACAACCGGTTCAATTATGTATCCACAAAATCAAAAAGTCGTTGAAAAGTATGGTAAATCTTACGGAACTAAATCTGCTAATCAAGTCTATAATGGACCATACACTGTTGAAAATTGGAACGGTACTAACGATAATTGGAGCTTAAAGAAGAATAATAATTATTGGGATTCTAAAAGCGTAAAACTAAATAAGGTTGATTTTCATGTTGTAAAAGATGGAGAAACTGGAATGAATGAATATCAAACCGGCATGTTAGACCAATTAAGCTTGAATAGTAAGCAACAAGTTAATAATTACAATAATTCTCCTGAGTTACATAAGTTAAACACTGCTAACTCAGATTATGTCGAATTAAATCAACAAAGAGTACCAGCTTTTAAGAATCTAAAATTAAGACAAGCACTTTCTTATGCACTAGATCGTAATCAATTAGTCAATGATGTTTTAGGTGATGGTTCCAAACCACTAAAGAGTTTCGTTGCTAGCGGTTTAGCTTCATATAAAGGCCAAGATTTTGCTAAAGTTGCTCAAGTTAAAAGTGCTAGTGCTTATGATATGAATAAAGCCAAAGAATTATGGCAACAAGGATTAAAAGAAGTCGGTAAAAGTAGTCTAGATTTGAAATTAACAGCTGATGATAGTGATACTGCCAAATCAGTTAGTGAATATATGCAAAGTCAATGGATTAAATTACCAGGACTAAAAGTGACCAATGTTGCATTACCTAGCCAACAAAGAGTTTCTAGATTACTATCACAAAACTTTGATATGTGTCTAACTGGTTGGAATCCTGGAATCCCAGATCCATCAGCTACTTTAGATACTAGAGAATCTACTAATTCAATGAACTTTAGTAAATGGAAAAACAATAAATTTGATGCTTTAATGAACGATGCTGAAAATACTAATTCTAATAATGAAAGTAAACGTTGGGATGATATGGTACAAGCTGGTAAGTTAGCTGATAAAGATGTTTCAGCCGTTAACTTATACCAGAATGCAACACCAACATTAGTTAAGACCAATGTCCACGGACTTAGATATAATTCAACTGGTGATAGTTGGGACTTTGCTAAAGCATATGTTAGTGATAAATAAATTTGAGCTTTGCAAACGCTTTTTATTCAATAATAATTTATAATTATATTAATTTATTTGTTAGAGGTGTTTCATATGAATAAGCGCATTGAAAAATTTAAACAGTTAATGCATCGAAATAATATTCACAATTTTATTATTACTAATCCATTTAACTTAAATTACTTTGCTAATTTTCATGGATTAGATGGTG
Proteins encoded:
- a CDS encoding peptide ABC transporter substrate-binding protein — encoded protein: MKKAKLSVLALTAMSALGLAACGNQNNSSAPKNEVNMSEPTNLLTLDQSKLVDQVSDVTLNNSNQGLLVMTKDSKVVPGVAKSYHVSKDGKTYTFNLRHSKWSNGTAVTAKDFVYGFQRSVNPKTAAAYQYLFDNVHNAGAVSKGKMPVSSLGVKAEGDYKFVVNLDKPQTYFKYVATMPPTYPQSQAEVNKYGQGYATNSDKQLYNGAFQVKGWNGTNDNWQLVKNPYYWDKNNTKLSKMNFSVAKDSQTALDQYQSGKLDEMQLSGKSQVSSFKGNSEYHARKEAGTFYLEMNQKKVPALKNVNVRKALSLAINRNELTNNVLGNGSVPAKGFVASDMAKYQGKDFTDDGYVSSAVQNNLKEAKQLFAKGMKQVGQDKLTLSILSDDTSDSKTMTEFLQSELQKLPGLTINDVNVPAKVATSRTEKGDFDVTVGAWIADFPDPVSFMSLMTTNNGYNHGGWSNSQYDSLMQKATTADANNYGKRWNDMVKAQKVMLNDQAVVPLYQLVSPQVLKNRVQGVNYYPSGGNYDFRYVHTNN
- a CDS encoding peptide ABC transporter substrate-binding protein; the encoded protein is MNKSVLSVMALTALSSLGLAACGNQANGSNLSSGAKTKTLKWMEKGNIRTLDPSTIVESTSAETLANADQGLLVNPKSNELDGGVAKNYHVSKDGKTYTFNLRHEKWSNGDPVTAKDFVYGFQRSADPKTASQDSYILDHIANYDAVSKGKAPSTSLGVSAPNDYTFVVNLSKPQTYFKYLTTGSIMYPQNQKVVEKYGKSYGTKSANQVYNGPYTVENWNGTNDNWSLKKNNNYWDSKSVKLNKVDFHVVKDGETGMNEYQTGMLDQLSLNSKQQVNNYNNSPELHKLNTANSDYVELNQQRVPAFKNLKLRQALSYALDRNQLVNDVLGDGSKPLKSFVASGLASYKGQDFAKVAQVKSASAYDMNKAKELWQQGLKEVGKSSLDLKLTADDSDTAKSVSEYMQSQWIKLPGLKVTNVALPSQQRVSRLLSQNFDMCLTGWNPGIPDPSATLDTRESTNSMNFSKWKNNKFDALMNDAENTNSNNESKRWDDMVQAGKLADKDVSAVNLYQNATPTLVKTNVHGLRYNSTGDSWDFAKAYVSDK